In Microcaecilia unicolor chromosome 1, aMicUni1.1, whole genome shotgun sequence, the following are encoded in one genomic region:
- the AGR3 gene encoding anterior gradient protein 3 isoform X2, with translation MLQSTLALSFLLIAVSSNLAMAINKERKLPETLSRGWGDDITWVQTYEEGLFQAKQNNKPLMVIHHLDECQYSQATGTAPSSNNLFMMTVRGSKRSFFRTINKCQEAIIQRTTRGVNPTHHSLHLPLGDYRKLNYVSYRI, from the exons ATGCTGCAATCAACTCTGGCCCTCTCCTTTCTATTGATTGCTGTCTCTTCCAACCTGGCTATGGctatcaataaggaaagaaaattaccagaaACACTGTCAAGAG GTTGGGGTGATGATATCACCTGGGTGCAGACCTATGAGGAAGGGCTCTTCCAAGCAAAACAAAA TAACAAACCACTGATGGTAATTCATCATTTGGACGAATGCCAATATTCCCAAG CCACAGGAACAGCCCCTTCCAGCAACAACTTATTCAT gatgacaGTCAGAGGGTCTAAAAGGTCATTTTTCAGAACAATTAATAAGTGCCAGGAAGCAATCATCCAACGGACAACAAGAGGGGTTAACCCTACTCATCACAGTCTTCACCTGCCCCTTGGAGACTATCGAAAACTCAACTATGTATCCTACAGAATATAG